A window of Punica granatum isolate Tunisia-2019 chromosome 8, ASM765513v2, whole genome shotgun sequence genomic DNA:
TTAGATTATCTTAAGATATTGAAATCACCAACAAATTCTTATTGAtaataagaaaacaaaatgataaaaaattgaagatatttgaagaaaatatttcCTAAAGATAatgataaaaagataaatgactTGAAAGAATTGAGTAATCCTTAGCTATCCAATTGGTGGGTATATTCACTATATAATTGGTGGGGCATATTCACTAAATAATTGGTGGGTATATTCACTATATAATTGGTGGGGCATACGCTGCAATAAGCAAAGCTCCAACCAGTCATGGACAAGAAAATACTTGATAGAAGGCAAAAGAGCCATATTGCTCGATTGACTCCATAGAAAGCGGACTAATTTACTCACTAATTTGCTGACATACAAATTTGAATTGgtgatttttttcaatatatttatggCTTGTATTATCTacgaaatattttttaataatcttgatgtttaattttttatttaagataaaagtTATTGTTTCATCcctataaaataaataataatattaagtatACATACattaagataatatatattaatatacataGAAGCTTAAAACACACATATAGTGtttaatattacaaaactgtaaaaaaaaaaaatcacgctCTATCCCATACGTGCAACTTACAGGCTCCACGACTAGTTTCCAATATTACCAATAAAACTAGTAATGTTAGTGACATATGCGAAGCTttacttttaattattcatcGATTCTTTCATTCATGCACTCTCATGTCATTTTATTGAACTGTTGTATTTACAAAACACACTATATCTTAAGACAACTTGGTCTTTtactttaaatttaaaaattaatttgtataaattcaatttataaaagattaattaaaattcagaaaatgtAAACGCTCGTGCAAAGTGTGAATTGCATGGCTAATCTGctaatatttttatctttattcAATTAACTGAATGTCCTCATTTAAGTATTCACAAGCCCCATCGAGTACCCCTGctctccttttttcttcttttcctcgGATAAACGGAATATTCTCATGTCAAAAttctattataatatttatatatatatatataaacaaagcCAAGTCGAATTCTCACGCCGccatattataaaaaataaaaaacggaACTCTCTCGCTTTGCCACGTCATTACTTATGTATTAAGGAAatcttttatcattaattatgtagtataatatatatatatatatatatatatatatattatttgcagATAGCCCAACAgaatatatactatatacatTAGCTGCATtttaggaaattttttatattttagcaATTGAATTACtgttcatatatattgtaGCGAAATATATAGTTGAGAACCAATATTAAAAGGGGtctataatatttatagagtTACCCTAATTATtagattataagaaaaaatcggaattttcacaatataatatatttactaaTTTGAACATGAGAATGAAATAGTTCATATATGGTGTTtcctattatatttttttagctCATAGTATAAAATCCTATTAATTATGATAGACATAACTAAGAGTTTCGTATTCCTTTTCCTCTCATCCGAGCTCTTTCTGGAGGTTTTTCTCTCCCTTCAAACTTTATTATTGTCTTCTAATTCTACGCAAGCTTATGCTTATACACAATTTCTCCTTTTAGTTTGACGAGTAATCGCatgtttatataaaaaatagttGAATAGATTTAATTTTGATCTAAATTCATGTAGTTAGATTTATACTAATTGAGGAACATCTAGTGTTGGATTTTATGAGCCAATATTAGAGATAAGCTAACAATAATTATCTAGGTTATATGGCTCTTCTACTagtataaattctttttttcattataactCTTCTTTTGATAGTACTTTTGTTGgatgattaatatatattatgttttttaaatttcaaacatAAAGATGATCTGCTCGACATTAATTGTTATTAttcttatctttttatttaagaattattttctcttgCTAAATTAGAAAGAcaaatttttttggtgaacgaaagacaatttttaaaatatatactaaAGCGTTAATAAAATAgtcaatttttctttccaatcCCGCGCATATGTGACCACTCATGCAACGCACGGGCTAGACGAGACCATTGGGGTGACTAAGGAGTACGGCTTCAACTTCCGCAGCAATATAATCGGGACCAGGTTGTTCTTCTGCGGGGTGAACACCCCGTTCGGTCAGCGCGTTTATGATATCTACAAGGCATCGAGAGACGGAAAGAGGTGCATTAACTACAACTGGCATGTGGCCCAAGATGGGGCTTATGGATACAAGGAAGGTGCTGATTTTCCAGATATCTATTTCCAGTGGACCAAACCcagtcaaaaaaaaaaaaagaagaagaagaaataatgACAGTAATATGCGAATATTAATATTCGTCTAATATTGATTTAATGTCCAAATgaataatgaataataatgAGCTTTGAGTTTGAGGTGTTCTATGTTTCTTGTAcgagaagaaagaaataatcTGCTCATTTGTAATTGTTCCCATTTCATGGACATACGTATATATAGCTAGCGAGCTCTTCTTCAGGAATGAACGCGCAAGAGTTATGTTCCGGACCGATTTTCTTTACATGCCTGCACCTCAAAGAAGAATTGATGCCCTCTTATTTGCAGTTTTGGTCTTTAATTATGCTGTGCGAGGCAACAAACCATAAGCGATGAGTGCATAAGATAAGGTATATGGTaggatttctttttcattacaCACGAAATAGACTCTTCCTGCGGGAAGATGTTCGATAGTCATGCCATTTAGACGAAACACTGGTTCACATCACAAACAAGCTGGACTTGTCCTTACGATCCATTGCAATTTGGAGACGATGATCTTGGAAACTGGGCGATGGCCAATTCTACATATCAGTTAATTTGTATACGGCTGGTTAATTTTTGGAGGGACCGCGATGTCCGTACGTATCCAAGGGAATGTCCAAGAGAGGGCAGTGGATTTATCAACATCTTCAAAACGAGAAGGGATATATATGAGGAGGTGCTCGAATCTGCGCCTTTGGGTCATCCGAAAAAGTTGTGCTTATGGGAATGGACATGTGATCGATGATCCTAATTTGGAGATCTTATACCATATGGACATAACTGTCACGACCGTAATTAGTCTTGCCGAtagatgtgtatatatatatatatatatatatatagttcgaTGTAATTACAAATGAAAAACTGTAatgtattttaaaaattttacatacaGAGAGTTTACTCTCACTAGTTCGAGACATGAATTTTATTAGTACAAATATATTTCCGTTGGATATGTTTCAAGTAATCTTTATTAGTTTATTATGCCATGGTTGGCTAGTTCCGACCGTTAGACTAGTGCTTATATTACAAGCTTAGCCAACTGCATATTGATGAGATCGGTCATATTCTGATTAATATCTTTCAAATTTCATGCGTAAATACATTTAGGTAATTTTTTTCAGCGCGTGTCCTAGTATCCATAAGCCAGGTAAACCCTGATTTATAATCCAATTTGAGTGAGTCAGTacactaagggataaaactctgcTAACAATGAGGCAGCTTTCTTATTGGACTAAGTGAAGTTAATAGACAAGAAAAATGTTATAGGGTCAGTGAGATCACTGCCAGTAAGAGAGAAAATCTTGAATACCTTAATTAGTTTATAAATTGTAAGATATTAGATCACCGAGTCGGGGATTGGTGATGCCGATTAGACCACTAGTACACTCAATTGATAACTAATGCGATAGTAAAATTCCACTGGACAGTCTGGACCTATAAGCAATTGGGCCCATCTCCAACCTAAAAGCTCGAGCTAATAAGTGGTCGtacccaatctcttataaacccattAGCTTCTTCTTAGTTTTTctgtttgaaaaaaaaacacccGTCCTCATGTAGCAACGCGTGGCTTTGACATTCACCTACACGTGCCACGTGGACTAGAACAACCTGCCCTTAAGAACTAACTACGAGTCGGGACTGAACTTCCATGCTCAGGAGGAGGGGAGACAACAATTGACAATGGGGCCACTATTGGGCCGGATTAAGATGAGCGGGTTTCTCTCCTCACTCAGATTTCAAAGAGACCAcgagctccacactcgggccaaACATGGGCGCACTTCAGCTACCCATCGACAATGAGACATTTCAAATGGCGTGATGTGAACCCACACATATACGTGCGGAAGCATTAAccgctttgataccatgtaaaattacATGGGACCTATAAACAATTGGGTCTATCTCCAACCCAAAAACTCAAActaataagtggtggtactcagtctcttataaacccattAGATTTTTCTTAGTTTTTTCGTGTGGGATTTTTTACTCTCAACACATGCTCATCAATAAAATAGTTCACTGAGCTCGAGCCGCTCAAAGTTTGCTTAATATAATCTTAACACAAATTTCATTAGGTGATTCCAGAAGTGATGGTTAGCTAGTGCAAATTAATGATCCTTGGACCTCATAATACCATACATTTCTGATGCCTATTCTGGATAGAATAACTTTCGTGGTACTTACTGGGTGGGTTAATAACTTAATATGAACGAGTAatcgttttattttattttttttattttttttttcgtagAAACAAGTGATCAATTACTCATAGTAAGAAGAAAGAATGTTCATTGTCACTGGTCGAGCGTTGACTCCGGATATCTTTagtcaaaataataatatgaaaataagtTAACCCCGTTATAGCCGGAATCCTGATTGATCAGCAGCCCGATATTGAGCTCTCTATCTTATCGGTAATTCGAAGTATTCGATTGCCATAGGAACTATGCAATGAGCTGAaagtccccccccccccccccccccccccaattgCGATAGTTACTATTTAATTGTAAATTTGGATGATGATGACTTGTGCAGCTATATTAATTAACTGATAATGATTAATTTTATccaaagaaaggaaaatgatTGCTTACTTTAAATTATAAACAGTAATTAAATACACGCCAAGCCTTATTAAATATTAGAAGGAGTAACTGTCCAGCCTAATGTGATGTACGGAGGGTTTTATATATTTCCCCCTCGATCAATGATCTTTTGCACCCATCAGATTAGAAGGATGAATAGAAGCACATTCTTCGTCGTGGCTTTGATTCAACTTTTGTCCGCAGCCATAATCTCCAATGCTTGGAGTCTACCGAAAACTCGCGTAAGGATCTATAACAAGTTGCCGGGGAACGCGGAATTGACTATCCACTGCAAATCGGGGGACGAAGATCTCGGGTCACATGTCATCGGGGCGAACAGTTATTATGAGTTCGGGTTCATAGATACCTTCAGTAACAAACTGTACTTCTGCGGACTGCATTGGCGTGGCGGTTCCATGGTTAATGACTTCTACAGATCGGACAGAGATAGCAATAGGTGTCACAAGGAGTGCAAGTGGGGGGCCACAGAACGAGGTGTTTTAGGAATTAACGACTTTGAGATTTCTGAGCCACCTATAATCGATGTTGTGTACCACTGGGGGAAACCGAAGAGACTATAAATATAGAGAGCAATTAAAAGTTGCAGACAAATATGTCTTATATGCAATAATAGGTACTCCATCATTGGGTGTAAGGAAGAAAACCGAGAagtcggaaaaaaaaaattgactgaCCCGACCCGAGAATATCGattatcaaataataataGCCCATTTGGTTCTTTGgatcgagagagagaaaattgcAATGAGTTGAAATCCCACATTAATCTTTACATCTCTTTGAATAGTTTtattatcccaaaaaaaacaaGGATGGTTActtctaataatatataatacccGATGCAATTTATAATTCAAGGATGAAATTTTCCTCATGTCAAATGATCTTTCTATTGCACCCATCAAATTAGAAACGACGAAGATGAACCGTACTCTTCCTTCTGATTCAGTTTTTGCCGGCAGCCATACTCTCTGATGCTTGGCATTCCATAACACCGAAGCGGACGTTTGGATCTCCGACGAGTTGCCGCAAAAGGCAGAATCCACGATCCATTGTAAATCAAAGAAGTCGAACTTGGGGAACGTATCATTTGGGCAAATCTCTTCTACGTATCATCGAATCCACTTAAGAACAGCGTGGTCCCCACCTAATTGACCTCGAACCCGAGCTCGTAGAACTGGTTTGCCCAAATGACGCGCACCCCCAAGATCATCGTTCGTTGACTTGCAGTGGATCGTGAAGTCTGCATTTCCCCGGCAACTTTTTGTAGAAGCTAGTGAAGAGGTAGATATGTCAAAACTAGTCGTAGAACTCGTGCATTACATAGGATCATACTtgatcaatttttattttcttttcaattttattatatattatatgcatgttttgaaattttataaatcGTAATTTACCATCATCAAAACTTTATATTAGATATGCATGCGTGATTCAATAAAGAACATTTTCTATTATAATAGATACGATAACAAatcatatctataaaaaaatatgatatgatttattttttaaagcaaatataataatagatcTTCTGAAACacaaaaatgatatatttttataaataaaatcctATTCAATTTTGATATAGATAATAGTGTATATGTCTCACTGGTTAATGGAACCATAGAAAACATATAATACATCATATCCATAACA
This region includes:
- the LOC116188851 gene encoding S-protein homolog 2-like, with product MNRSTFFVVALIQLLSAAIISNAWSLPKTRVRIYNKLPGNAELTIHCKSGDEDLGSHVIGANSYYEFGFIDTFSNKLYFCGLHWRGGSMVNDFYRSDRDSNRCHKECKWGATERGVLGINDFEISEPPIIDVVYHWGKPKRL